One genomic window of Hymenobacter sp. J193 includes the following:
- a CDS encoding HAD family phosphatase, translated as MKAFIFDLNGTMIHDMDYHTRAWQALLNEELGGSFTWEEVKPQMYGKNQEVLVRMLGEGRLTDEEMQRLSLQKERRYQAEYRPHLALLPGLPEFLEKAHQRQIPMAIGSAAIPFNIDFVLDTLGIRHYFSAIVSADDVTQSKPHPETFLQAAAQLGVAPANCLVFEDVPKGAEAALNAGMPAIILTTTHQIEEFRHLPNIRHFAADFQDNFVQELVR; from the coding sequence ATGAAGGCATTTATTTTCGACCTCAACGGCACCATGATCCACGATATGGACTACCATACCCGGGCCTGGCAGGCGTTGCTGAATGAGGAGTTGGGCGGTTCCTTCACCTGGGAAGAAGTAAAGCCACAGATGTACGGCAAAAACCAGGAAGTGCTGGTGCGTATGCTGGGCGAGGGCCGCCTCACCGACGAAGAGATGCAGCGCCTCTCCCTGCAAAAGGAGCGGCGCTACCAAGCAGAATACCGCCCGCATCTGGCCCTTTTGCCCGGTCTGCCGGAGTTTCTGGAAAAGGCCCACCAGCGGCAAATACCTATGGCCATTGGCTCGGCAGCTATTCCATTCAATATCGACTTCGTGCTCGACACGCTGGGTATCCGGCATTACTTCAGCGCCATCGTCAGTGCCGACGACGTCACGCAGAGCAAGCCCCACCCCGAAACGTTTCTGCAGGCCGCCGCGCAGCTCGGCGTGGCCCCGGCCAATTGCTTGGTATTCGAAGACGTGCCAAAAGGGGCCGAAGCGGCGCTGAACGCGGGTATGCCAGCCATTATCCTCACCACTACCCACCAGATAGAGGAGTTCAGGCACCTGCCCAACATCCGGCACTTCGCAGCCGATTTCCAGGACAACTTCGTGCAGGAGTTGGTAAGGTAA
- a CDS encoding shikimate kinase — protein sequence MRLFLIGMPGAGKTTLGRALALRGGLPFLDLDEEIVRQEQRSVAEIFAAEGEAYFRAVEASLVRQLIETHPRLVLATGGGAPCFHDTMDALLASGITVWLDVPVPELVARLHRAAAARPLLAALPDEQALKQRLTETIAARSGFYSRAALRCASPACTPDALWALVQRYVATA from the coding sequence ATGCGCCTGTTTCTGATTGGTATGCCCGGAGCCGGCAAAACCACCCTGGGCCGCGCCCTGGCTTTGCGCGGCGGCCTGCCGTTCCTGGACCTGGACGAGGAAATTGTGCGGCAGGAGCAGCGCAGTGTGGCCGAAATCTTTGCAGCGGAAGGCGAAGCATATTTCCGGGCAGTAGAAGCGAGCCTAGTGCGTCAGTTGATTGAGACACATCCGCGGCTGGTGCTGGCTACCGGAGGCGGGGCGCCCTGTTTCCATGATACCATGGATGCGCTGCTGGCCTCAGGCATCACTGTATGGCTGGATGTGCCGGTACCGGAGCTGGTGGCGCGCCTGCATCGGGCCGCAGCTGCCCGGCCCCTGCTGGCCGCCCTGCCCGATGAGCAAGCCCTGAAACAGCGCCTCACCGAAACCATAGCGGCCCGCAGCGGGTTTTACAGCCGGGCCGCGCTTCGTTGCGCGTCCCCGGCCTGCACACCTGATGCGTTGTGGGCCCTCGTGCAGCGCTACGTGGCCACGGCTTAA
- a CDS encoding sterol desaturase family protein translates to MEQKAAPTSGQLHKPKHKGSAQLFENPVLERLTHTHIAAPLSIFFGVAAVSLYYSLSRGLLTGLAAFGLFLAGWFAFTLVEYLMHRFLYHIKPSTPGRAKFQYTMHGVHHEFPKDKTRLAMPPIVTVFVASLLFFIFYFVFGNAGFGILAGFVFGYALYLFVHYSIHVYSPPKNFLKFWWHHHAQHHYRQDEVAFGVSTTLWDHIVGTMPESRKAG, encoded by the coding sequence ATGGAACAGAAAGCTGCCCCAACCTCGGGACAACTGCATAAACCCAAACACAAAGGCTCGGCCCAGCTGTTCGAGAATCCTGTGCTGGAGCGCCTCACGCATACCCATATAGCCGCACCGCTCAGCATTTTCTTCGGTGTAGCGGCGGTGAGCCTGTATTACAGCCTTAGCCGCGGCCTGCTCACGGGGCTGGCGGCTTTCGGGCTGTTTCTGGCGGGGTGGTTTGCCTTCACGCTGGTAGAGTATCTGATGCACCGCTTCCTCTACCATATTAAGCCCAGCACCCCGGGCCGGGCCAAGTTTCAGTACACCATGCATGGCGTCCACCATGAGTTCCCGAAAGACAAGACGCGACTGGCCATGCCTCCCATCGTAACGGTATTTGTGGCGTCGCTGCTGTTCTTCATCTTCTACTTCGTGTTCGGCAACGCGGGCTTCGGTATTCTGGCCGGTTTCGTGTTCGGCTACGCGCTGTACCTGTTTGTGCACTATTCCATCCACGTGTACTCGCCGCCCAAAAACTTTCTGAAATTCTGGTGGCATCACCACGCCCAGCACCACTACCGGCAGGATGAGGTGGCTTTCGGGGTATCCACCACGCTTTGGGACCACATCGTCGGCACCATGCCCGAGAGTCGCAAAGCCGGGTAA
- a CDS encoding 3-hydroxyacyl-CoA dehydrogenase family protein codes for MANEQPTSSALQTAIRTIGIVGAGTMGLGIAQVCVQHGFATVLFDINEEMLRKAQLAITAGLGKLVEKGRLTGPEQEAALARLRLTTDLSTVQAELIIEAVVEKLSVKHQLFRELAVLNAPTTILASNTSSLPITRLAAPIQHPERVVGMHFFNPAPLMPLVEIIKGAATSAAVAETVYQLALQLGKTPVYAADAPGFIVNRVARHFYVEGLKIAEEQVAPLEVIDELLEATGFRMGPFRLMDLIGVDTNFSVTSAMYEAFHYDAKFRPSRIQQQKVDAGHHGRKTGKGFYDYS; via the coding sequence ATGGCTAACGAACAGCCCACCAGCTCTGCTTTGCAGACTGCTATCCGCACCATTGGCATTGTGGGGGCCGGCACCATGGGCCTGGGTATTGCGCAGGTGTGCGTGCAGCACGGCTTTGCCACGGTGCTCTTCGATATCAACGAAGAAATGCTGAGGAAAGCTCAGCTCGCCATTACGGCGGGCCTGGGCAAGCTGGTGGAAAAAGGCCGCCTGACGGGGCCAGAGCAGGAAGCAGCTCTGGCCCGCCTGCGGCTCACCACCGACCTTTCTACTGTGCAGGCTGAGCTGATTATTGAGGCGGTAGTGGAAAAGCTCAGCGTGAAGCATCAGCTCTTCCGGGAGCTGGCCGTGCTCAACGCGCCCACTACGATTCTGGCTTCCAATACCTCGTCGCTGCCTATCACGCGGCTGGCGGCGCCCATCCAGCACCCGGAGCGAGTGGTAGGGATGCACTTTTTCAACCCCGCCCCGCTGATGCCGCTGGTGGAGATAATCAAGGGCGCCGCCACGAGTGCCGCGGTGGCCGAAACGGTGTATCAGCTGGCGCTGCAGCTCGGCAAAACGCCAGTGTACGCGGCCGATGCGCCCGGCTTTATCGTGAACCGCGTGGCCCGGCACTTTTACGTGGAGGGGCTGAAGATTGCGGAAGAGCAGGTGGCGCCCCTGGAGGTAATCGACGAGCTGCTGGAAGCCACTGGGTTTCGCATGGGCCCGTTCCGGCTGATGGACTTGATTGGGGTAGACACCAACTTCTCCGTGACGTCGGCCATGTACGAGGCCTTTCATTACGACGCTAAATTTCGGCCCAGCCGTATACAGCAGCAGAAAGTAGACGCTGGCCACCACGGCCGTAAAACCGGCAAAGGATTCTATGACTACTCGTAA
- the pheS gene encoding phenylalanine--tRNA ligase subunit alpha → MQETITHLQAAIDAFDISTAEQLEQFRVAFTGRKGQLADLFDQLKTVAPEQRRSVGQQLNQLKQHAQQKFEQRQQELEAASANAPADPTFDYTLPTVPQALGTRHPLSLVREEIVRILARIGFNVAEGPEIEDDWHNFTALNFPENHPARDMQDTFFVHRTPGEAEWVLRTHTSPVQVRVMQAQKPPIRSIMPGRVYRNEAISARAHMMFHQVEALFVDENVSFADLKQTVYYFVQELFGQDMQVRFRPSFFPFTEPSAEIDITCLICKGKGCNICKGTGWVEIGGCGMVDPAVLEQSGIDPERYSGYAWGMGIERITMLKYQIKDLRLFTENDTRFLRQFEGVQ, encoded by the coding sequence ATGCAGGAGACTATCACTCATCTACAGGCCGCCATCGACGCCTTCGATATCAGCACCGCCGAGCAGCTGGAACAGTTCCGCGTGGCTTTCACCGGCCGCAAAGGCCAGCTGGCCGACTTGTTTGACCAGTTGAAAACCGTGGCGCCCGAGCAGCGTCGGTCGGTGGGCCAGCAGCTCAACCAGCTCAAGCAGCACGCCCAGCAGAAGTTCGAGCAGCGCCAGCAGGAACTGGAAGCCGCTTCCGCCAACGCCCCGGCCGATCCTACGTTCGACTATACTCTGCCGACCGTTCCGCAGGCCCTGGGCACCCGCCACCCGCTGAGCCTGGTGCGTGAGGAAATTGTGCGCATTCTGGCCCGTATCGGTTTCAATGTGGCCGAGGGACCCGAAATTGAGGATGACTGGCACAACTTCACAGCCCTGAACTTTCCCGAAAACCACCCGGCCCGCGACATGCAGGACACGTTTTTCGTGCACCGCACGCCCGGTGAGGCCGAGTGGGTACTGCGCACGCACACCAGCCCGGTGCAGGTGCGCGTGATGCAGGCCCAGAAGCCGCCTATCCGCAGCATTATGCCCGGCCGCGTGTACCGCAACGAAGCCATTTCGGCGCGCGCCCACATGATGTTCCATCAGGTAGAGGCCCTGTTTGTAGACGAAAACGTGAGCTTCGCCGACCTGAAGCAGACCGTATACTATTTCGTGCAGGAGCTGTTTGGACAGGATATGCAGGTACGCTTCCGCCCCTCGTTCTTCCCCTTCACCGAGCCCAGCGCCGAAATCGACATCACCTGCCTGATTTGCAAGGGCAAGGGCTGCAACATCTGCAAAGGCACCGGCTGGGTGGAAATCGGCGGCTGCGGCATGGTGGACCCCGCCGTGCTGGAGCAATCCGGCATCGACCCGGAGCGCTACTCGGGCTACGCCTGGGGCATGGGCATTGAGCGGATTACCATGCTTAAGTACCAGATCAAGGACCTGCGCCTGTTCACCGAAAACGACACGCGCTTCCTGCGCCAGTTTGAGGGCGTACAATAA
- a CDS encoding pitrilysin family protein: protein MIQFEEFTLANGLRCIVHEDHSTPMAVLNVLYNVGSRDEDPAHTGFAHLFEHLMFSGSVNIPSYDEPLQMVGGENNAFTSPDITNYYLTLPAANIETGFWLESDRMLSLAFSENGLEVQRKVVVEEFKQNYLNQPYGDVWLKLRPLAYQTHPYSWATIGKEISHIENAVMDDVRAFFQKHYAPQNAVLVVAGAVTRAEAERLAEKWFGPIPGGAPYVRQLPQEPRQTQARHLDITADVPVSAFYQVYHMPSRVDEAYYTVDLMSDVLGRGKSSRLYQRLVKGQPLFNSISASVIGSLEPGLLVISGKLNAGVEPEAADAAVRQVIEELRTQPVPPEELEKVKNQAEASIVFSEIELLNRAMNLAFCKLMGNTNLVNEESARVQAVTAAGVLAAAQEVLRPENSTTLYYRAQATAPAPELLEAAEA from the coding sequence ATGATTCAGTTCGAAGAATTTACCCTTGCCAACGGCCTGCGCTGCATTGTGCACGAAGACCACAGCACGCCCATGGCCGTGCTCAACGTGCTTTACAACGTGGGCTCCCGCGACGAAGACCCCGCGCATACCGGCTTCGCGCACCTGTTCGAGCACCTGATGTTCTCGGGCTCCGTCAACATTCCCAGCTACGACGAGCCCCTGCAAATGGTGGGCGGCGAGAACAACGCCTTCACCTCGCCCGACATCACCAACTACTACCTCACCCTGCCGGCGGCCAACATCGAAACCGGCTTCTGGCTGGAGTCGGACCGGATGCTGAGCCTGGCTTTCTCCGAAAACGGGCTGGAAGTGCAGCGCAAGGTGGTAGTGGAAGAGTTCAAGCAGAACTACCTCAACCAGCCCTACGGCGACGTATGGCTGAAGCTGCGCCCCCTCGCCTACCAGACGCACCCTTACAGCTGGGCTACCATCGGCAAGGAAATCAGTCACATCGAAAACGCCGTAATGGACGATGTGCGGGCCTTTTTTCAGAAGCACTACGCCCCGCAGAACGCCGTGCTGGTAGTGGCCGGTGCCGTAACGCGGGCTGAGGCCGAGCGACTGGCCGAAAAGTGGTTTGGCCCCATTCCGGGCGGCGCGCCCTACGTGCGGCAGCTGCCCCAGGAACCGCGCCAGACCCAGGCCCGCCACCTCGACATCACGGCCGACGTGCCCGTATCGGCCTTTTATCAGGTGTACCACATGCCCTCCCGTGTCGACGAGGCCTACTACACCGTGGACCTGATGAGCGACGTGCTGGGCCGGGGTAAGTCGAGCCGGCTCTATCAGCGCTTGGTAAAGGGGCAGCCGCTGTTCAACTCTATTTCGGCCTCCGTTATCGGTTCCCTGGAGCCCGGGCTGCTGGTCATCAGCGGCAAGCTGAATGCGGGCGTAGAGCCGGAAGCGGCCGATGCGGCCGTGCGCCAGGTGATAGAAGAGCTGCGCACCCAGCCGGTGCCTCCTGAGGAGCTGGAGAAAGTAAAAAACCAGGCCGAAGCCAGCATTGTGTTCAGTGAGATTGAGCTGCTGAACCGCGCCATGAACCTGGCCTTCTGCAAGCTCATGGGCAATACCAACCTGGTAAACGAGGAAAGTGCCCGCGTGCAGGCCGTAACGGCCGCCGGCGTGCTGGCGGCGGCCCAGGAAGTCTTGCGGCCCGAAAACAGCACTACCCTGTATTACCGGGCGCAGGCCACTGCCCCGGCGCCTGAGCTACTGGAAGCCGCCGAGGCGTAA
- a CDS encoding TonB-dependent receptor plug domain-containing protein: protein MQEHLRQVAGVQVTPYSGVPGAPMVVRIRGAANLANVVHPLYVVDGVPQFQRTDEEYGPQFSGLNPLLSIPAEEIETIEVLKGAYETALYGQQGTDGVIRITTRRGRNPGKPLLQYQGYGGVQTIRNRYELLNAQEYAQLANETALTEGRIPPYSATQVAGFGRGTDWQREITRPAALQSHHLSLQGHPDSTGYYVAANYLNQQGIVENSYLKRYGLRATLTQDLGGRLRLEAGGSFQQLEQQYSPFASRAALYARPTVPVRDANGEFTTTSGPVDMRNPVQLTKQDYQQLRQTVALARVRALWRIGGGFALDVPVSLEITRQQFVQQRLHFDPSIKGSRTEQTNRFQQVALLPTLRYAHTWGQHQVQASLGIQGQNFKYRSDTRTELPPYLATSGMRAESSLRAAQATAQYVFAGRYEARATLRRDASSRFAPNDRWELQPGAQLRWHAAEESFLKEGGRVQTLDVWAGWSRVRPDGFSLTTNITGGGSLFYQQQQQHVDAGLCLVAGGFDVTVEAYQRRTMLLFNPGLTGSSTSVNTAVRSQGLELTVGHSWRWGAVAASTRLAGSLNHSRFQSEYLQFTLPTGSATLDGHSLGGWRGPTYLGVDPATGAARFRDTDDNGYPDLDYLGSGLPKQLLSLSQRASYRRFSLELQADAMLGHYVNNVPLRFLDVADVGGNSSTRLLDRWTPDNPNAAVPGAGQRVLPALSSYTLQPGNHVRLTALTARYKLWEQDRRSLALWLGAHNLLVLSKYRGYDPNISSAGADARQAGLDDATYPTARTILLGVQATL from the coding sequence GTGCAGGAACACCTTCGCCAAGTAGCCGGGGTGCAGGTAACGCCCTACTCCGGCGTGCCGGGCGCGCCGATGGTGGTGCGTATCCGGGGGGCGGCTAACCTGGCCAATGTGGTGCATCCGCTGTACGTGGTGGATGGAGTGCCGCAGTTTCAGCGCACCGACGAAGAGTACGGCCCGCAGTTCAGCGGCCTGAACCCGCTGCTCAGCATTCCGGCCGAGGAAATCGAAACCATCGAAGTGCTGAAAGGAGCCTACGAAACGGCCCTCTACGGGCAGCAGGGCACCGATGGGGTTATCCGCATCACCACCCGCCGGGGCCGGAACCCGGGCAAGCCCCTGCTGCAATACCAGGGCTACGGGGGCGTGCAGACTATCCGCAACCGCTACGAGCTGCTGAATGCCCAGGAGTACGCGCAGCTGGCCAACGAAACAGCCCTTACTGAGGGCCGAATCCCACCCTACTCCGCCACCCAGGTAGCCGGCTTCGGCCGGGGCACCGACTGGCAGCGGGAAATTACGCGCCCGGCCGCCCTGCAAAGCCACCACCTCAGCCTGCAGGGCCACCCCGACAGCACCGGCTACTACGTGGCCGCCAACTACCTCAATCAGCAGGGCATAGTAGAGAACAGCTACCTCAAGCGCTACGGCCTGCGCGCCACCCTCACCCAGGACCTAGGCGGCCGCCTGCGCCTGGAAGCTGGCGGCAGCTTCCAGCAACTGGAGCAGCAGTATTCACCTTTTGCCAGCAGAGCGGCTCTCTATGCCCGTCCCACCGTCCCCGTGCGCGACGCCAACGGAGAATTTACGACAACCTCTGGGCCGGTGGACATGCGCAACCCCGTGCAGCTCACGAAACAAGACTACCAACAGTTACGGCAAACGGTGGCCCTGGCACGGGTGCGGGCCTTGTGGCGCATCGGCGGTGGCTTTGCGCTGGATGTGCCGGTGTCCCTGGAAATCACACGGCAGCAGTTTGTTCAACAGCGTCTTCACTTTGACCCTTCTATTAAGGGCAGCCGAACCGAGCAAACCAACCGTTTCCAGCAGGTGGCGCTGCTGCCCACCCTGCGCTATGCCCACACCTGGGGGCAGCACCAAGTGCAGGCCAGCCTGGGCATACAAGGTCAGAATTTCAAGTACCGCTCGGATACCCGCACAGAGCTGCCTCCTTACCTAGCTACCAGCGGTATGCGGGCCGAATCGTCGCTGCGGGCTGCGCAGGCCACGGCCCAATACGTTTTCGCGGGCCGCTACGAAGCCCGCGCCACCCTGCGCCGGGATGCCAGCAGTCGGTTTGCGCCGAATGACCGGTGGGAGCTGCAACCCGGCGCCCAGCTGCGCTGGCACGCAGCCGAGGAAAGCTTCCTTAAAGAAGGCGGGCGGGTACAGACCCTGGATGTGTGGGCGGGGTGGAGCCGGGTGCGTCCCGATGGATTTAGTCTGACGACGAATATTACCGGCGGCGGCTCGCTTTTCTATCAGCAGCAACAGCAACACGTAGATGCCGGGCTGTGCCTGGTAGCTGGCGGCTTTGATGTAACCGTGGAAGCCTATCAGCGGCGCACCATGTTGTTGTTTAATCCCGGCCTTACCGGCAGCAGCACATCCGTGAACACGGCAGTGCGCAGCCAGGGCCTGGAGCTAACTGTAGGTCACTCCTGGCGGTGGGGAGCCGTGGCCGCCAGTACGCGCCTGGCGGGCAGCCTCAACCACAGCCGCTTCCAGAGTGAGTATCTGCAGTTCACACTCCCTACCGGTAGTGCAACCTTAGACGGGCACTCGTTGGGAGGCTGGCGCGGCCCTACCTATTTAGGTGTAGACCCCGCCACCGGCGCAGCCCGCTTCCGCGACACGGACGACAACGGCTACCCCGATCTTGACTATCTGGGCAGCGGCTTACCCAAGCAACTACTCTCCCTTAGCCAGCGAGCAAGCTACCGCCGCTTCAGCCTAGAGCTGCAGGCCGATGCCATGCTGGGCCACTATGTGAACAATGTACCACTACGCTTCCTGGATGTGGCGGATGTAGGGGGCAATAGCAGCACCCGCCTGCTTGACCGTTGGACGCCCGATAATCCAAACGCTGCTGTTCCCGGCGCCGGGCAACGCGTCTTGCCAGCACTCAGCTCCTACACCCTGCAGCCGGGCAACCACGTACGCCTGACGGCCCTCACGGCCCGGTACAAGCTCTGGGAGCAGGACCGCCGCAGCCTCGCGCTCTGGCTGGGCGCCCACAACCTGCTGGTGCTGTCCAAGTACCGCGGCTATGACCCCAACATCAGCAGTGCCGGCGCCGATGCCAGGCAAGCCGGCCTCGACGACGCTACTTACCCTACCGCCCGCACCATCCTGCTGGGCGTACAAGCCACACTTTAA
- a CDS encoding dehydrogenase E1 component subunit alpha/beta, producing the protein MNFDRKDYANDELLHLYKGLLKPRLIEEKMLILLRQGKVSKWFSGIGQEAISVGSTLALHEDEYILPLHRNLGVFTGRNIPLDRLFAQWQGKTTGYTKGRDRSFHFGTNEHHIVGMISHLGPQLAVAGGIALADVLEKRNKVTVTYSGDGGASEGDFHEALNVAAVWQLPVIFIIENNGYGLSTPSREQFRFRYFIDKGPAYGMEAVQVDGNNVLEVYDTVKRLAEDLRQNPRPVLLEALTFRMRGHEEASGTKYVPQELFQEWAEKDPVQNYEKWLLDEGVLSETLRHQYREQIKAEIEEGLRVADAVPMPTPSLEEEVADMYAPVGELRNESLELSTPETAGTAVSPLSSNFSVLSSTTDKRFVDAISDGLRQSMERYPELVLMGQDIADYGGVFKVTEGFVAQFGKERVRNTPLCESAIVGAGLGLSIKGKKAMVEMQFADFVTCGFNQIVNNLAKSHYRWGQNADVVVRMPTGAGSAAGPFHSQSNEAWFTHTPGLKVVCPSNPTDAKGLLCAAFEDPNPVIYFEHKMLYRSISGPVPDVYYTTPIGKAALAREGDTLSIITYGMGVHWATQLAEELSLDADILDLRTLLPWDEEAVRRTTEKNGRVLILHEDTLTGGIGGEIAAWIAENCFTSLDAPIQRVASLDTAIPFAPSLEKQFLPQQRLRTAVEKLLAY; encoded by the coding sequence ATGAATTTCGACCGCAAGGACTACGCCAACGACGAGCTGCTGCACCTGTACAAAGGACTGCTGAAACCCCGGCTGATTGAGGAAAAAATGCTGATTCTGCTCCGCCAGGGCAAGGTCAGCAAGTGGTTTTCGGGTATCGGGCAGGAAGCCATTTCGGTGGGCTCCACGCTGGCTTTGCACGAGGACGAGTACATCCTGCCCCTGCACCGCAATCTGGGCGTGTTCACGGGCCGCAACATTCCCCTGGACCGCCTCTTTGCCCAGTGGCAGGGCAAAACCACCGGCTACACCAAGGGCCGCGACCGGTCGTTCCACTTCGGCACCAACGAGCACCACATCGTGGGCATGATTTCGCACCTGGGGCCGCAGCTGGCCGTGGCCGGCGGCATTGCCCTGGCCGATGTGCTGGAGAAGCGGAATAAAGTAACCGTAACCTACAGCGGCGACGGTGGCGCCTCGGAGGGCGACTTCCATGAGGCCCTGAACGTGGCCGCCGTGTGGCAGCTGCCGGTCATCTTCATCATCGAAAACAACGGCTACGGCCTGAGCACCCCCAGCCGGGAGCAGTTCCGCTTCCGCTACTTCATCGACAAAGGCCCCGCCTACGGCATGGAAGCCGTGCAGGTAGATGGCAACAACGTGCTGGAAGTGTACGACACGGTGAAGCGACTGGCCGAAGACCTGCGTCAGAACCCGCGCCCGGTGCTGCTCGAGGCCCTCACCTTCCGGATGCGCGGGCACGAGGAAGCCAGCGGGACCAAGTACGTACCCCAGGAGTTGTTCCAAGAGTGGGCTGAGAAGGACCCGGTGCAGAACTACGAGAAGTGGCTGCTCGACGAAGGCGTACTGAGCGAAACCCTGCGCCACCAGTATCGGGAGCAAATCAAAGCCGAAATCGAAGAGGGCCTGCGCGTGGCCGACGCCGTGCCCATGCCCACCCCCAGCCTGGAAGAGGAGGTAGCCGACATGTACGCGCCCGTAGGAGAACTCAGAAATGAGAGCTTAGAACTTAGCACTCCGGAAACGGCCGGCACAGCTGTTTCGCCTCTCAGTTCTAACTTCTCAGTTCTCAGTTCTACAACTGATAAGCGCTTCGTTGATGCCATTTCCGACGGGCTGCGCCAGAGCATGGAGCGCTACCCCGAGCTGGTGCTCATGGGGCAGGACATTGCCGACTACGGCGGGGTGTTCAAGGTGACCGAGGGCTTCGTGGCGCAGTTTGGCAAGGAGCGGGTGCGTAACACACCCCTGTGCGAGTCGGCCATTGTGGGCGCGGGCCTGGGCCTCAGCATCAAAGGCAAAAAGGCCATGGTGGAAATGCAGTTCGCCGATTTCGTGACCTGCGGCTTCAACCAGATTGTGAATAATCTGGCCAAAAGCCACTACCGCTGGGGCCAGAACGCCGACGTGGTGGTGCGCATGCCCACCGGCGCAGGCTCGGCGGCCGGCCCCTTCCACTCCCAGAGCAACGAGGCCTGGTTTACCCACACGCCCGGCCTGAAAGTGGTGTGCCCCAGCAACCCCACGGATGCCAAGGGTCTGCTCTGCGCCGCCTTCGAAGACCCCAACCCGGTTATCTACTTCGAGCACAAGATGCTCTACCGCAGCATCAGCGGCCCCGTGCCGGATGTCTACTATACCACGCCCATCGGAAAGGCAGCCCTGGCGCGGGAAGGCGACACCCTTAGCATCATCACCTACGGCATGGGCGTGCACTGGGCCACCCAGCTGGCCGAGGAGCTGAGCCTGGATGCCGACATTCTGGACCTGCGCACCCTGCTGCCTTGGGACGAGGAAGCCGTGCGCCGCACTACGGAGAAAAACGGCCGCGTACTCATCCTCCACGAAGACACGCTCACGGGCGGCATCGGCGGGGAAATTGCCGCCTGGATTGCCGAAAACTGCTTTACCTCCCTCGACGCCCCCATTCAGCGGGTAGCGTCCCTGGATACAGCCATTCCCTTCGCGCCTTCCCTGGAAAAGCAGTTTCTGCCCCAGCAGCGCCTGCGCACCGCCGTAGAAAAGCTGCTGGCGTATTAA
- the ytxJ gene encoding bacillithiol system redox-active protein YtxJ, translated as MISSWIPLTSSEQLTDIVRESEEQPVIIFKHSTTCSISATAKSRLERQWADAAPANAKFYYLDLLRFRPISNEIAQKFGVRHESPQLLLIQQGECRFDASHMAIRLNDVQQAIS; from the coding sequence ATGATTTCTTCCTGGATTCCGCTTACCTCTTCCGAACAGCTCACCGACATCGTACGCGAGTCGGAAGAGCAGCCCGTAATCATTTTCAAGCACAGCACCACCTGCTCCATCAGCGCCACCGCCAAAAGCCGCCTGGAGCGCCAGTGGGCCGATGCCGCGCCCGCAAACGCCAAGTTCTACTACCTGGATCTGCTGCGCTTTCGGCCCATTTCCAACGAAATAGCCCAGAAGTTCGGCGTCCGGCACGAGTCGCCCCAGCTACTGCTCATTCAGCAGGGCGAGTGCCGCTTCGACGCCTCCCACATGGCCATCCGCCTCAACGACGTGCAGCAGGCTATAAGCTAG
- a CDS encoding OsmC family protein, which translates to MPTASIRYAGHLRTEATHVASGNTILTDAPLDNHGRGEAFSPTDLVSAALGSCMMTIMGIVAERHGLNLTGTTFDVTKHMAAEPRRISQIDVQFRLPAALDAKQRTLLENAARTCPVALSLNPEIRQEVQFDYSL; encoded by the coding sequence ATGCCCACTGCCTCCATTCGCTACGCCGGCCACCTGCGTACCGAAGCTACCCACGTAGCTTCCGGCAACACTATCCTGACCGATGCCCCGCTCGACAACCACGGCCGGGGCGAAGCCTTTTCGCCCACGGACCTGGTCAGCGCGGCGCTGGGCTCCTGCATGATGACGATAATGGGCATCGTGGCGGAGCGGCACGGCCTAAACCTCACCGGCACCACCTTCGACGTAACCAAGCATATGGCGGCCGAGCCCCGGCGCATCAGCCAGATCGACGTGCAGTTTCGCCTGCCCGCCGCCCTGGATGCCAAGCAACGGACGCTGCTCGAAAACGCCGCCCGTACCTGCCCGGTAGCCTTAAGTCTGAACCCCGAAATCCGCCAGGAGGTTCAGTTTGACTATAGTCTGTAA